The nucleotide sequence CCAAGCGCGTGATGGCCAAGGTTTTGATAGCTAGCACTTCGGAAGTGTACGGCGATCCCACAGTGCATCCGCAGCCAGAAACATACTGGGGACATGTAAACCCTATTGGACCGAGAGCCTGTTATGACGAGGGAAAGCGTGTCTCCGAGACGCTGAGCTATGCGTATGCCAAACAGGTAATACCTTTagcaatatatatacttttttggATAACCACATTCCTAAGCCagatcgaaaaaaaaacattaaactaGCTGAGATCCAGAAATGTGGCAGATTTTTCCTGTTTCGATCGCTAGTTGAGCATTAAATGATCTCAATTGGAATGCTATTAATTGATGTTCCGCTCGGTTGGCTGACGCGAGATAAGATTTCCAAGCGCGAGCACTGACCACATTTTTTGATCTTGGCCAGCAATCTGGGAGTCAAATTAATTGCTCtttaaatgtatctgtatcgaCAGGAGAAAGTGCAAGTCCGAGTGGCGCGCATCTTTAACACTTATGGACCGAGAATGCATATGAACGATGGACGAGTGGTGTCAAACTTTATACTTCAGGCGCTGAGGAATGAAACCATTACGGTGTAtggaaatggcaaacaaacgCGCTCCTTTCAGTATGTTTCGGATCTGGTGGACGGAATGATAGCCCTAATGGCATCCAACTACACACAGCCGGTGAATTTAGGCAATCCTGTGGAGCAGACAATCGGCGAATTTGCCGAGATCATCAAGAAACTGGTCGGCGGGCCCAGTGTGATAAAGCAATCGAAGGCCATGGAAGATGATCCGCAGCGCAGAAAACCGGACATAACTCGAGCCCGCCAGTTGCTCCATTGGGAGCCAAAGGTTCCCCTAGAGACTGGACTTCAGCGGACCATCTCCTACTTCCGCAACGAATTGGCGCGTAGCGATCGCTTTCAGGAAAGCTCCAACAAGTACTTTGATACACATACACCGTAGAATTAATTGGGCTTAGCTCTAATTGGTGATGATGGAACGTCTCTAGTCtgcaaatgtaaatatgaCCATCGTTAGCACTAATTGTAAGCCCTCAAGGACCACAGAATACCTTTGTCATGGTTAATTTTTTGAAGTTTTGCGATATATCAGCCTATGTATGGATTAGGAAATAGTGATGTATAAATGCGATCAAATGCACTGAATTCTAGAAaactaatttgaatttgtttagGAAAAGAAAATCCCCAAAGAATACAGAACTTAGGGAGTATGGAAACAACAGTTACAAACGGTTTATTATTCACGGACGACATTGCTATTCTTTTGACCGCATGTGTACCACATAGACACAGAATCACTGGGTTACATGACACTTAGAAACAGTATAATCCATTGTATTGTAGAACCACTATCGTATTTTAAAAGTGCCCACAAATTCATACGTTACATCAGAAGGTTGcggcatatacatatatcagaACCAGTGAGAATTGAACAAATTATTGAAGATCTGTGACTCACAACTTTAGACACATAACACCTATATGCGCCTTTAACCAGTGTAAGCACACCCCGATTCTAGAAGATAAGTAGGGTTTTCCAGTTGCTGTAGTTGGTAGTCCATTAAAAGAGATTTTTTCTGCGAACTAATCTTACCCGACAAGTATTTTACTATTTAT is from Drosophila melanogaster chromosome 3L and encodes:
- the Uxs gene encoding UDP-xylose synthase, which gives rise to MTATKKRLKIVAAISLLLLLLVYLYRMASFCPSGKVAVSVPGVEEVQAKWPPTESPLQRSLQMAYEEQSSLIREQKAELQRTRENLARLEEQVRSLQTSTPRKYPKVKYLNYKNRKRILITGGAGFVGSHLVDDLMVQGHEVIVVDNFFTGRKRNVEHWLGHENFELIHHDIVNPLFIEIDEIYHLASPASPPHYMYNPVKTIKTNTMGTINVLGLAKRVMAKVLIASTSEVYGDPTVHPQPETYWGHVNPIGPRACYDEGKRVSETLSYAYAKQEKVQVRVARIFNTYGPRMHMNDGRVVSNFILQALRNETITVYGNGKQTRSFQYVSDLVDGMIALMASNYTQPVNLGNPVEQTIGEFAEIIKKLVGGPSVIKQSKAMEDDPQRRKPDITRARQLLHWEPKVPLETGLQRTISYFRNELARSDRFQESSNKYFDTHTP